One Mercurialis annua linkage group LG3, ddMerAnnu1.2, whole genome shotgun sequence DNA window includes the following coding sequences:
- the LOC126675157 gene encoding uncharacterized protein LOC126675157: MQLQRWWRVAGVVGIAVMGREVSKQLGWEKEAALKVFVELSDRLGIWGMPVYVGVHTLTLALCLPYAVFFEAGASLLFGFLPAVLCVFSAKILGASLSFWIGRLVFRRSSSAMEWAQRNKYFHLLSRGVEQDGWKFVLLARFSPMPSYVINYALAATKVGFIVDFLLPTVIGCLPMILQNTSIGSLAGAAVASTSATKKSKVWSYLFPLLGVVSSILISMRIKKYSSNITMPGSTLTNLNNKDSSQSLSGSTDSDSQKKSQ; this comes from the exons ATGCAGTTGCAGAGATGGTGGAGGGTAGCGGGAGTGGTGGGGATAGCTGTGATGGGGAGAGAAGTGAGCAAACAATTGGGATGGGAGAAAGAGGCGGCTCTGAAGGTGTTCGTTGAATTGTCGGATCGGTTGGGAATATGGGGCATGCCTGTTTACGTCGGGGTTCATACCCTCACGCTCGCACTCTGCTTGCCCTACGCCGTTTTCTTCGAGGCTGGAGCTTCTCTGCTTTTCGGGTTCTTGCCTGCTGTGCTTTGCGTCTTTTCCGCCAAGATCTTGGGGGCTTCCCTCTCTTTCTGGATCGGCAG GCTAGTTTTTAGGAGGTCAAGCTCAGCCATGGAGTGGGCTCAGAGAAACAAATATTTTCATCTGCTTTCTAGAGGAGTTGAACAAGATGGTTGGAAATTTGTCCTTCTTGCGCGCTTCTCTCCCATGCCTTCCTATGTGATTAACTATGCCCTCGCTGCTACAAAGGTCGGCTTCATAGTTGATTTCCTACTCCCAACTGTCATCGGTTGTTTGCCAATGATCTTACAGAATACATCCATAGGGAGCCTTGCCGGTGCTGCTGTTGCTTCAACATCTGCTACTAAAAAATCCAAGGTGTGGTCTTACCTATTTCCATTACTTGGCGTTGTATCAAGCATCCTCATTTCTATGAGAATCAAAAAGTACTCTTCCAATATCACGATGCCCGGATCCACTCTTACCAATCTTAACAATAAGGACTCATCGCAAAGCCTTTCTGGTAGCACAGATAGTGACAGCCAGAAGAAGAGTCAATAA